Within the Xanthocytophaga agilis genome, the region GTTCATAGATAAACTACTTACTTCAAAAGAGTTATGCACAAAGTATTTCATTTTCAATCAGGTATTTTTTCCAATCAGGAGATATGGAAATAGCATCACAAGGTTGTAGGGAGTTATTTATCAGAGTATCCCATACTTTAGAAGCACTGTTTGGTAAACATATCATTACTATCTTCTCTATAAAAGAAAACACTGTGACAAAAAGGTGGACAAGGATTGAATGAAGTTCTTTATAAGAATGTTAACTTTAGAAAGTATAGAAAAACAATACCCTGACCAAGCAGATTGATCAGGGTATGTTTTTATTCTTGATAGTATTCTAACTTACCAGTTAGGATTTTGCTCAATGTTAGGATTAGTATTAATTTCATTCTGAGGAATAGGGAAATATTCATGACGTTGCAGGTTAAAAAACTCTTTTCCAACCTTGTCACTATTTTCTATTTCCTCCTCAAGTAATCCCCAACGTTTCAGATCATAAAAGCGCATCCCTTCCCGAAAAAACTCGACCATACGTTGATGGCGGATTTCAGTCATCATCTGGCTCTGATTGTATCCGGCAGGCAGGTTGGCAAGTTTCGCACGGTTACGAACACGGTTTACATGTTCGTAAGCATCTGTTACTTTATCCTGCATGGTCTGTGCTTCTGCGAGCATTAACAATACATCAGCAAATCGCATTGTTTTTTCATTGATATCTGATGCATATACACCATTAGGCTGCTCATTATCCGCCCACCAGTTTTGGTACTTACGAATCATAGAACTATAGCCAAACACCAGCTTAAATTCAGTAAACGGCCGGTTATAATACATAGCCCCCGGATAATTCCAAACAATAGAAGCATACATACGTGGATCAAAGTCTCCTGTTGTCGTTTTCTCTTTCTGAAATTCAGTAAACATTTTGTCTGTGGCAGATGCTTCAAACCAACCTGCTACTTCTGTAGGTGCAAATTCCTGGGCGGTAGTAACCCCTAAGGCTTCACTGGCATTTTCACCTGCCCAAGGGTTAGTTCCCCCTACATTCTGCACCTGTATCTCAAATAAGGATTCCTTGTTATTATCGAATTCCGGTTTAAAGTTATCTTCATAATTAGGTAACAGGTCATAGCTAAAGGGAGCAGTCAACAACAATTTAAACTCTGCTTCCGCTTCAGGATATTTCTTCATATATAGATAGGCTTTTCCAAGGTAGCCAATAGCAGCGCCCTGAGTAGCCTTTCCCACCCATTCAGAAGGATAAGAAACAGGTAATGCAGCTTTTGCAGCTTGCAGGTCTGTTACAATCTGTTGCCAGACATCCTCTTCTGGCGATTGTTTTACAAAATACTCACTCTGACTTTTTGGAACTGCTGTAATAATAGGTGTAGCTCCAAAGTTTATAGCCAGGATAAAATAGTTTAATGCCCGGATAAATTGTGCCTCAGCTGTAAATTGTTTCTTCAGATCATCTGTAATAGGTGCTGTAACAGCATTTTCGATAATCTGGTTAGCACGAAATATACCTGTATAAGCACCAGAGAAAATAGAGGATGGTGTACCTGTTGATGGAGTGTTAGTAAAGGTTGACAACTGATAGAGATCTTTTACATCATTCCGAATAAAGAAGTCATCTCCCCTCCCATTAGAAAGTTCTACTCCTCTCACACCCCAGTATCCATTATTTACATCATGAAACACCTTATAGGTAGCGGCTAATGCAGATTGAAAGTCCCCCTCCGTTTTCCAGAAGTTTTCAGCAACAATAACATTTGGATTCACTGTATCCAGTTCTTTCTTGCAAGCCCCAAGAGAAAGAACCATTGTCAAAAGAATTATGTATTTTTTCATAGGTTTATCAGTTGTGGTTTTACAAAGAGATTTGCAGTCCAAGCATAGAAGTTCTGGCGATTGGATAGGCAACATGTCCATAATCTACACCTCGATCAAATATGCCCTGATTTTCATTGGAAGAAGAGTATCGGCCCAAATCCGGATTATAGCCTTTGTATTTTGTAATAGTAAATAAGTTATCAAAACCTATATATATCCGACAGCTATTTAGTTTAATGCGATCCGTTAATGCTTTGGGAATAGTAAAGCCAACCTGTAAAGTTCTCAGACGCATATACGATCCACTTTCCAGAAAACGATCAGACACCCGTGAATTCAGGTTAGGATCATTGATAACTGCTCTTGGAAAATCTGTGTGATTTTCAGGTGTCCAGGCATTGAGTGTAGTTTTAGCATAATTCCATTCCAGGTTCATTCCTTCCAAATCCTGACGCAATCCATTATAGATTTTATTGCCATAAGTTCCCTGAAAAAACACGCTTAGATCAAATCCTTTCCAACTGGCATTTCCACCGAAACCATACGAAAATTTAGGATTGGGACTGCCTGCATTAACCCGGTCATCATCTGATATAATACCATCATTATTAGCATCCACAAAACGGATATCTCCAGGTTTTGCAGTAGGCTGAATAGGTTGTCCATCTTTACTGTAAGCATCTATTTCGGCCTGAGAATTAAATATACCGTCTGTTTTAATCAGATAGAATGACCCAATAGGCTCACCAGCTTTAGATAAAGTAGTAGCAGATCCATGGTGTGTAGGCTGTCCGCCACTTATCTCTTGTGTACCTGTTCCTAATTTATCTACAATACTTTTAATAGAGGTAAATGTGCCCGTCACTTGATAAGAAAGTTCACCCACCTTGTTTCGATAAGATAATGCCAGCTCAATACCTTTGTTAGTAACCTGACCGGCATTTACTACCGGATTACTACCTGAACCCATAGATAAAGGCAGAGGTACACGCAAAAGCAAATCTGTATTTTTACGCACAAAATAGTCAGCAGTAAGGGAGACTTTATCCTCTAAAAAACCAAAGTCTGCACCTACGTTTACTGTCCTGGACTCTTCCCATTTAATGTTTGGATCTACCAAAGATCTCTGAATAGAGCCAGGCCATAATGTTTGATTTTGCCCGGTAACATAGTTAAGATTCAGATCAATTGTGCGGATATAGGAGTAATTGGGAATTTCCTGATTACCAAGTACACCATAACTTCCTCTGATTTTGAATGTACTAACAACTGTTCTTACAGGATCAAAAAAACCTTCATTAGATATATTCCAACCAACAGCTACTGAAGGGAAATTACCATATCGGTAAGCAGGCGAAAAGCGAGAAGAACCATCCCGACGAAAATTGATGGTAACCAGATAACGATTATCATATGAATAGACCAAACGTCCAAAATAGGATTCGAGAGAGTTTTCATACGCATTACCTCCAGCAGCAATATTACCTGTACCTGCATCCAGGACTTCTATTCCATCAGGCATACCACTTTTTGAGCCAGTCAGACCACGGTACTGATTCTTTTGGAAAGCAAAGCCTAGCAATGCCTGTAGGTTATGTTTACCAAAGGCTTTGTCATAACTCAATGTATGCTCTTGTAATACAAAGGTAGTCTGATTACGGCTTTCTGTCAGATCACTATTTGGGTTAGTAAACAAACCTCCTACTACATAAGGAGCAGTATACGTATAATTGTAGCCAAAATTACCAGTATACCCGATATTGTATTTGTATTTCAGGTTATCAAGTATTTTTAGCTCTCCATATAGATTAGCAATGATATTGGTAGCATATACTTTGGGATCTTCCAAATATAATTGAGCTACTGGATTGGCAACATTTACTACAGGTCCTGAAACTCCGGAAAAACCACCAATTGCAGCAGGATCATATATATCAAAGACAGGGATCATTTTAGGAGCAGAGCCAACCGGATTTCCTCCTTGCCCTCCCCAGCCACCGGCCATATTGCGCCAGTATTCATGCGTAAGGATCACAGTTTCACCAATCTTAAGACGTCCCTTGGTAAAATCGCTTTTCATACGCAGGTTTACCCGATTATAATCCGTTTTTTTAACAATTCCCTGCTGGTCAAAGTAACCTCCGGATAAATTATAAGTAAAATTTTCACTACCACCACCCACACCTACTTCATAACTTTGTACAGGTGCTGCGCGATAAATCGCCCCTTGCCAGTCAGTACCTGCACCCAGTGATTCCGGATTCTGAGCAACATCCAGACGGGGCAAACCCGCATTGTCATGTGCCATATTACTTACGGTAGCCCATTCAGACGCGTTAAGCACATCCATTTTCTTGATAATATTCTGCATTCCTCCATACGCATTGATTGTAATCTGAGGAGGACCCTGCTTACCTGACTTGGTAGTTACCAGCACCACACCATTGGCAGCTCTTGAACCATAAATAGCAGCGGCAGAGGCATCTTTCAATACATCAATAGAAGCAATATCTGAAGGTGCCAGATTGCTGATATTGGTCACTTGCACACCATCTACTATATATAATGGATCATTATTAAAGAAAGAACCTGTACCACGAACCAGGATACGAACACCAGAACCAGGATTCCCCCCTGACGATTCAATATTTACCCCAGCCAAACGTCCCTGCAATGACTTTTGAACAGTATTGACACCTTGGGTACGTAGATCTTCTGCCTTGATTGAAGCAACAGAGCCTACTAGCTTATCTCTTTGCTGAGTACCATATCCAACTACT harbors:
- a CDS encoding RagB/SusD family nutrient uptake outer membrane protein: MKKYIILLTMVLSLGACKKELDTVNPNVIVAENFWKTEGDFQSALAATYKVFHDVNNGYWGVRGVELSNGRGDDFFIRNDVKDLYQLSTFTNTPSTGTPSSIFSGAYTGIFRANQIIENAVTAPITDDLKKQFTAEAQFIRALNYFILAINFGATPIITAVPKSQSEYFVKQSPEEDVWQQIVTDLQAAKAALPVSYPSEWVGKATQGAAIGYLGKAYLYMKKYPEAEAEFKLLLTAPFSYDLLPNYEDNFKPEFDNNKESLFEIQVQNVGGTNPWAGENASEALGVTTAQEFAPTEVAGWFEASATDKMFTEFQKEKTTTGDFDPRMYASIVWNYPGAMYYNRPFTEFKLVFGYSSMIRKYQNWWADNEQPNGVYASDINEKTMRFADVLLMLAEAQTMQDKVTDAYEHVNRVRNRAKLANLPAGYNQSQMMTEIRHQRMVEFFREGMRFYDLKRWGLLEEEIENSDKVGKEFFNLQRHEYFPIPQNEINTNPNIEQNPNW
- a CDS encoding TonB-dependent receptor; translated protein: MKYSKLLRLSNLTLCLFLGCYMIGFSQLLAVGTSYRDTQQNTATKSLRAALLDLEHTYRVSILFNSEMRDVYVPYQEGKTFSNLEDALQSLFRDTELTYKKVRDNFYVIVLKENPASQSRELDQAYIPKGIQPLASSAMTLNYSLPLGNHPIERTITGKVTSSENNEAIPGVTVLVKGTTNGTVTDAAGNYQISVPDNGGTLVFSFVGYTTEEVAITNQTVVNVTLLPDIKALGEVVVVGYGTQQRDKLVGSVASIKAEDLRTQGVNTVQKSLQGRLAGVNIESSGGNPGSGVRILVRGTGSFFNNDPLYIVDGVQVTNISNLAPSDIASIDVLKDASAAAIYGSRAANGVVLVTTKSGKQGPPQITINAYGGMQNIIKKMDVLNASEWATVSNMAHDNAGLPRLDVAQNPESLGAGTDWQGAIYRAAPVQSYEVGVGGGSENFTYNLSGGYFDQQGIVKKTDYNRVNLRMKSDFTKGRLKIGETVILTHEYWRNMAGGWGGQGGNPVGSAPKMIPVFDIYDPAAIGGFSGVSGPVVNVANPVAQLYLEDPKVYATNIIANLYGELKILDNLKYKYNIGYTGNFGYNYTYTAPYVVGGLFTNPNSDLTESRNQTTFVLQEHTLSYDKAFGKHNLQALLGFAFQKNQYRGLTGSKSGMPDGIEVLDAGTGNIAAGGNAYENSLESYFGRLVYSYDNRYLVTINFRRDGSSRFSPAYRYGNFPSVAVGWNISNEGFFDPVRTVVSTFKIRGSYGVLGNQEIPNYSYIRTIDLNLNYVTGQNQTLWPGSIQRSLVDPNIKWEESRTVNVGADFGFLEDKVSLTADYFVRKNTDLLLRVPLPLSMGSGSNPVVNAGQVTNKGIELALSYRNKVGELSYQVTGTFTSIKSIVDKLGTGTQEISGGQPTHHGSATTLSKAGEPIGSFYLIKTDGIFNSQAEIDAYSKDGQPIQPTAKPGDIRFVDANNDGIISDDDRVNAGSPNPKFSYGFGGNASWKGFDLSVFFQGTYGNKIYNGLRQDLEGMNLEWNYAKTTLNAWTPENHTDFPRAVINDPNLNSRVSDRFLESGSYMRLRTLQVGFTIPKALTDRIKLNSCRIYIGFDNLFTITKYKGYNPDLGRYSSSNENQGIFDRGVDYGHVAYPIARTSMLGLQISL